The DNA window tataataataaaataaatttttccctgaattcgaatttgtggtcccgaaactaatattccgatttcactgaaaacgggttgttacattttatgtttttaaattaccCTTAATGAagtcaactcaaataactcatatttaataattttctatgaaagttaaatttcttttgattatataatcttGAATCTTTCTATCCTAAactaaaaggaaaggaaaaaaaatatttgtaattaattaaattaattgcttttttttgtttgggtaaagaattgatgaaaaaattatgcattttgtttggaatggaagataaaattaattaattgaattaattgcaaggaattttctttacttttagcttAGTGTGGAagattcaatatcatataatcaaaagaaatttgggTTTGTAGACAACTATTAAATATAATCAtgttaattgataatttttttaaataattctaatacatcaaaataaattaaataaattgttgaaaaaattttatccattgaTAATGTTAACCGATTTGCTACTATAATTGTGAAAATTGAACGTTGGTAATGACAACATAGAaagattacaaaaaaaaaagaaggaaaaaaaacacacaaaatttacgtagaaaccctttagggaaaaatcactagcagaggagaagaaattcactaatgtaaaatatattatactaataaatgctaaataaatTATACTACTAAATcttttagaaagaaaatatattttgtttaacttgacttgcaagtaaTCTCTTAGAATTTCTATCACataactctaacaatctccctcTTGACATGAATTCTCAACGAAAAAGTACTCCAACTCTTCCATGAAACCCTTAAAGGGTttatcttcaacaatgaacactaaCCAAGTTTGTGCAttacttggttataggaagtgacttagtcatcataccTGTAGGATTTCCATTCCATGAATACTaattttgcttacaacaatatcaccacgagtaataatatcacgaacaaaatgataccgaacattaatgtgttttgttctctcatgaaacatttgatcatCTGTAAAAAGATTACactttgactgtcacaaaatattgtactgatttgaaggtcttcattgagttcagtAAAGAGTCCttttaaccaaatagcttctttgcAAGCCTTAGTAATCGttatgtactcagcttcagtggtagacaaaatgacagtagtttgcaaagtggctttccaactgattgcacaacccccaattgtaaagacataacttgTGAGAaatcttcttttatcaaggtctccagcaaaatcaataTCAATATACCAAATGACTCTATCTCTATTTCTTCCAAACGGTAACCAAACATCAATAGTAGCTTGAAAGTATATCAAAATCCACTAAattgctttccagtgttctttaccaaGATTTGCCATGTATCTTCTAACTGCACTGATttcatatgataaatctggacgtgaataaatcataacatacataagagatcccactacactagaatatggaacatgtgacatgtagtcaatctcatcatctgattgtagagacaaaaccgatgaaagtttgaaatgggttgctaaaggagtactaataggcttagcactctgcatattgaacctgcaaatagctttctcaatgtaccatttatgacttaggtacaatttacttacttttctatctttgagaatctccataccaagtatctttttTGCCGCTCTCAAAtccttcatctcaaattcttcactgaGCTAGGCTTTGACCTTTCATATCTTTaatttatctttcgctgctatcaaatgtcatcaacatagatgAGTAGATACagaaaagaaccatcactattttttttaaataaacacaactgtcaaagctacttcttttgaaatcatgagtaattataaaagaattaaatctcttgtaccactgccttggtgattgtttcaaaccataaagagactttttcagcaagcaaacatagtcctctttttttgaGACTATAAATCCCTTCGATTGTCGCATGCAAAtgtcctcaagttctccatgcaagaaTATTATTTTTACATCTACCTGTTTGAGCTCTAAATCATATATGGCAACAATACCAAGCAAGGCTCGAACCGAaatatgcttcacaactggagaaaacacatATGTGAAGTCCACACCTGGAATCTGACTATAACCCTTTGCAATAAGTCTTGTTTTATatttgggttcttcaactcctggagtcctttctttcctcttgaacacccatttacaacgaacatcATTCTTACCTTTAGGAAGCtttacaagatcccatgttctgttcTTGTAAAGTGATTCCATATCTTCTTATATGGCAAACacccacttttctgagtcttcacagctaactgccTTGAAATAAgttaatgaattttgatttgcatctatatcttcagccacatttaaaacataagcaactagatcaacctcgacatacctctttggaggtttaatttctcttctagttttgtttttggcAATAGAATATTTTGGTGAACAAacaactctattttgaatttctGTACTAACTTaaggagtcgactctgttgtaaATACCGGTTCAATCTAAAGCTCCACCTGCTTTTGTTGTTCTTTATTTAAAgattctttaagagataagtaAGACAGTAtaatagttttataaaaaaaataacatctttgctaattacaacttttttatttttaggacaACATAGCTTACACCCTTTTACACCAACCTTATAACCaggaaaaatacatttaaatgATCTCGATTCCAACTTTCCATTATCagcatgagcatacgcaggacactcaaaaatctttaaattagaataattaggaagattaccaaaccatacctcttatggagtctttttctcaatgtcAAATGATGGATATcagttaataaaaaaaacatgcagtagaggctactTCAGCCTAAAACGACTTCAGTAAAttagcatttgacaacatacatcgaacattctccatgatcattttgttcattcattctgcaacgctgttttgctgtggagtatgacgatcTGTAAAGTGTTTCACGATCCCTTTTAATTTGTACAATTCGTTAAGCTCATTAGGACAAAACTCCAAGCTATTATATATGTTGAGGTGTTTTAtctattttcctatttatttctCAAGCATAGTTTTTCAAGGCTTGAATGcaaaaaacacatcgcttttctgctttagGAAGAACACTTAAACTTTTTCGAAAAAATCATCAAGAAGtattagcatataattagcttcacctcttgaaggcactctggatgaTCCCcaaagatcagaatgaatataatccAACGATTCCTTCATATAACTTGAGTTTTTAATTTCCCTGCCCATGAAGAAGTCCTCTTTTATCAATTTttccatgtcattctcactcatatgccctaaaCGCATATGCCAAATTCTAGTAACATCATAATCTGACAATGAAGAGAAAGCGACAGTTGCATCAtcagtaatagtagaaccctacaaaacatataacttggcaattttTCTCTGCCccttcatcacaacgagggaactcTTGCTAATTTTTAGAACCTCACTTTTAGCTGTCTATTTGTGTCATTTTGAATCAAAAGTATTTAACGAAATCAAATTCCTCTTCAATTATGGTATATGACGTATGCCACAAGTGTTCTAACGACTCTATTGAACATCTTGATTCTGATTGtgccaacacctgcgattttacatgaaacattatttcccatcaaaataacacatttagaCACTATTTTATAAGTTGTAAATCAATCCCGATTGGGGCTCATATAGAAGGTGCAACCAGAATAAAAAATCCACTCcccgctcactttagaattgttggtAGAAGCAACTAGGAGTCCACCatcactgtagtcttctacaacatcagtttCACTAgatttttctggttgttttcccttttgattcgtagcctcccttttaatcttgttctacAACTTATAACACTCatatttaatgtgccctttcttcttgtagaagttacaGGTTTTATCTCTGTTTAAAGAtcttgatctacccttagatttactgcgaggattTCGATCTTTTGTCCTGCCATGATCATCATTGGTATCTCATTCTTGTCTCTCACGAATAGTGAGACCCTCTCTTTGAAAGTCAGATCTAATCATAAGATGTTTCATCTTGTCATACGAGGTCAAAAAAGCATAGACCTCATCAACTGTAAGAGATTTGCGGTTATACAAAaccgtgtctctaaaggttgaataagacgggggaaACGAATAAAGTAGAATAAACTCTAGATCttctttatcatactgaacctccatgccCTCCAAGTtcaagagaatttctttaaacacaatTAAGTGTTCGTACACAGACACatcttcctccaaacgatgaatATAAAAATGCTACTTCATATCTAACTTACTGGTCAGGGTTTTCGACATGAATAGTTGCTGCTGTTTCGCCCATAATACAGCGACAATATTCTCCTTCATCATATCCTGCAAAAATTCGTTAGAAAAATGAAAGTATAATTGCATCAAAGCTTTTTGATCTTTACGCTTATGTTCTTCCATCGTCAACGTCGAAGGCATCTTAtatatccctagcagggcatcctccaaatcTATTTGCGCAAGAATtgcctgcatctttatctgccacaacgcgAATCTAGAGTTGCGATCCAAcaacgaaatttcatacttcagtGATGTCATTATCGTGATTGAGATAAACAACTCGGaaaactctgataccaatttgtgaaaattgaacgTCAATAATGTCAATATATAAAAATcgcaaagaaaaaaaaggaaaagaaatagaacacagattttacgtggaaaccttttCGGGAAAAACCACGgacaaaggagaagaaaatttactaatgtcgaattcgaataGTACAAGAGGAGTtttgattacatctatttatagattGAAAAAGcctaattctaatcaatataaaatatattatgctaataaatgttaaatatattatactactaaatcttctagaaagaaaatatattttgtttaacttagcttgcaagcaatctcttagattttgtttaacttgacttgcaagcaatctcttaaaaTTTGGGTTACACAACTCTAAGAATAATTTTGaatcttaatatttaaaaatttatatttcaaaacctaaatttagaattttcagtTATGGGAtgaataagtacaatttaataaattgtgtgtattattttaatttctacccCCTTTTCACTTTAATTCTTGAGTTTTTTTTACACCAATCAATACTTAAAAAAGATAGttgttgggtgaccaaaatgaaagtgacctaaaagttgggtgaccaaaataaaagtgCAAACATAATGTGACATGTACAATTACTCGCTGTTAAAAATTTAACacttgagtgactaaaataaaaacatccTGGTGAACAAAAGTAGATTGTTGATTTTAATTCGGGATCCGTATATTGTTTGACACTGCATTGGTGGTAGTTGATGTAATAATATTGGTGATGATTCTTAAATTTTTTACCCAATTAATTGAGTTTTATCTTTTGAAGTCTATTTTAGTAATTGTGTCAATTACTCATTAGGtcacttaaattatgattttgtggAGTTTAGTCTTCGAtgttattaatttagttttaattttagaaaaataaaaataaaaactctaagattttaaaagaaaatttacatTTGATCAAAAAAAGGTGGCAAGaggttataataattttaaaattattataatctaAGTAAATAAAAACTCTAAGACATTTTTTTACCTaagtaatttcaaaaataatctaagtaaatataatattttttattaattaatctcCATCTTGTAGTGTacgttataataattttaaaattattccatatattaaaagtaaaatcttttaaaaagcaaattaaatttattatgtcaaactataataattaaattttctttaagggaTGAAGTTGGAAAATTAGAGATGGACCAAATTAGTTTTACAAGGTGGTTAATATATATGGAGGTGTTTAAATTTAGTAATTTGTAGTAATTTagactaaattaatattttttgggtcactaaaaatttaattggatacgtttttattttataagggtttaattaaattttttacttttattgagAACTTTTTTAACTCTTTAACCTTAAATAAATGAGATATGGAAcgattttaaacttttatgagagtaaaaaaaaaaaactctctcatACAtggtaataattataattaatatttaattatattaaataaattaaattatatttatttttaagttcttcaatttttttttattttacaccgGGGTAATGtgtcattttattattaactaataGTGTATGAGATTTATACACCGGTGGTGCATCAAATATTAATCCATATTTTATAATCTAAGTTGTTTTATATTTTCTACCTTAAAACTTTAATTCTTTCgcaaataaatatttgaaaattgataaattttacatttatataaGAAATTTATTTCACATAAATTAGGTTTATATTATAGTTATAAGTAGATATACGATAAAGTTGGATTTACATAGCAAATAATATTTGTTTCCCCAAACCCGAACCTAAACCAAGTCAATGGATTGCTCGGCTCTGATTTATTTTCTCTCTATATCTAAGtattagggtttaggattttatatattgtatttatttatttgcatgtacTGCATCTAGAGGTGATAAAGATGAGGAGGAAGGCGAGGCGTGAGGACAAGCTCAAGAGGAGTGGCTTTAGGCATGGTTGCACTTGCACCTTGGGCTTCAGTCATATCAACGGGAGCATGTAAGGGTGTAGTTAAGTCAAACCCTTGAAGCAACCGAGCCATTGTCAAATGTACAGCCTGCAACGTCCACTTAATTCCCGGGCATGATCGTCTACCAGAACCAAATGGAGTCAGCTCAAAGTTCCGTCCCAAAACATCCACGTTTCGATGGCTCGTGAGAAATCTTTCCGGCTCAAACTCCTCGGGGTTCGACCAAACCCGTGGGTCTCGGTGCAACTTCCAGGCATTCACAAATAAACGAGTGCCCCGTGGAATGTGGTAGCCGCTGACACAACAATCTTCCCTGAGGACATGAGGCATTAACATTGGCACTGGTGGATAGAGACGAAATGTTTCCTTAATAATGGCTTGGAGATAGTTTAATTTCTCCATATCAGAGTCTTCTGCCCATCTGTCTCGACCGATTTTGAGGTCTAGCTCTTGTTGAGCACGCTTCAAAGCTTGCCTATTGTTCATCAAGTTGGACAATATCCATGTCATTGCAATGGCCGTGGTGTCAATCCCTGCTATGATTAACATCTAGATACTACATAAAAGAATAAACCCAGCTTAGGATCATTGAACTATGGTCCAAACATGGATGCATTAATAATGGTTAAACCATCAACAAATGAAGATTCCACAgtgtaaaaacatatatataccgTTATCGTTGCCTTGATAATCTTCTCGCCTGCATGACCGGACATGGCATGACCATCCTTTATCGTAGAGAGCATCACGTCGATGAAATCTTGGTTGCTGTTGTTTTCTTCTGTTTTAAGCTTCTTTAGTTTGTGTTCATCGACCCAAGTTTCGATAAGCGACTCCATCTCCTTTGAAATACGCTTCATGGATTTCACTTGGTTGCTCCATTTATCCATCCATTTTAGAAACGGAAACACTTCTGAAACTGCAGTAGTGGCTAAAACTGACGCAAATTCTTTAATCAACTTGATGAGACGCTTTGCTTCTTCATGGACTTCGCCATCAGCACCCGTGAAATATCTCTTCCCAGCAATCATTCTCACCATCATGTTTAGAACCAAAACTTCAAGCCTCGGACCGACCGAGATATTCTGGTTTAGAACCTGCTCATTTTTCTTGCAAAACAAgtacaaatttttaataaatgcaTTCACCTCCGAGACCCGTACCTGCTTTAATAACGCTAATCTATGGACCGAGAAGAGTTCAACCACGGCTAGCTTACGAATCTCAAGCCAATACGCTCCGTAAGAAGCAAACCCGAAGCCTGCATGGTCGTAAGCCAGGAATGTCCCTGCATTCGATCTTGGCCGATCCGCAAAGACCTTATCATTAATGGTGAAACAGTCTTTGACAGCTTCCGGGCTGCTGACGACACAGGTGTGGGATCTACCGAGCCGGATTGTGAAGACGGGTCCATATTTATCCGCCAAGGCCGCAAGGGTTCGAGCACCTGTTTGTTGGGCACGAAGCAGGTGAAGGTGGCCTATGAAAGGTAAGGCACCAGAGGGTTGTCGGACAAGTAATTTGCCCTCCGTCTTGTGGCTACAAATAGTCCACCATAGATTGTACAATATGAACAATCCTAA is part of the Gossypium hirsutum isolate 1008001.06 chromosome D11, Gossypium_hirsutum_v2.1, whole genome shotgun sequence genome and encodes:
- the LOC107912548 gene encoding cytochrome P450 CYP82D47, which produces MIMDLASGLPAIVVGSLGLFILYNLWWTICSHKTEGKLLVRQPSGALPFIGHLHLLRAQQTGARTLAALADKYGPVFTIRLGRSHTCVVSSPEAVKDCFTINDKVFADRPRSNAGTFLAYDHAGFGFASYGAYWLEIRKLAVVELFSVHRLALLKQVRVSEVNAFIKNLYLFCKKNEQVLNQNISVGPRLEVLVLNMMVRMIAGKRYFTGADGEVHEEAKRLIKLIKEFASVLATTAVSEVFPFLKWMDKWSNQVKSMKRISKEMESLIETWVDEHKLKKLKTEENNSNQDFIDVMLSTIKDGHAMSGHAGEKIIKATITMLIIAGIDTTAIAMTWILSNLMNNRQALKRAQQELDLKIGRDRWAEDSDMEKLNYLQAIIKETFRLYPPVPMLMPHVLREDCCVSGYHIPRGTRLFVNAWKLHRDPRVWSNPEEFEPERFLTSHRNVDVLGRNFELTPFGSGRRSCPGIKWTLQAVHLTMARLLQGFDLTTPLHAPVDMTEAQGASATMPKATPLELVLTPRLPPHLYHL